CAGGTTTCTGAAACGGCTGGCTTCTTTGCCCATACTTATCATCGAAGTGACCGTTTCAGGAAGATGTTGTGACTTGTTTTAATTGATTATTTTTTATCTAGCCAATCTTACGGCACAAGAATTTGCCTTTTATGACGCCATCAAAAAAACGACCTTTCGATACCACAGATATGAAATTCTGATAAACGCGCTCGGGGACACCCAAATACTGGTAAGTCCCTTGTTCTCGGAACTGTATTTCCAGCATGCGATTTTCAGGATCATATCCAATCGACAAAATTCTGGAAGATGTAACAGGTTGTCGCTGCAATAGTTGACCCTCAGTTTACGGTGTGGCTCTTGTGGTGATCGTAGAGCAGTTTAAGCATGATAACTTTGTCGGCGATCATTATCACTGTTTGACTTGAGTATTAATAAATATTTTCCTCGCAACATTGCCACTGCATCACATGATGAAGAAATGGCTCATCAGCGGAACAGCAACTTGACGAACGAAGTCCTTTTTGTGTTGGTTCAGAGCCAGGAGTTTCTTAAATGCCGCATAGCAAAAATTTGAAGTTTTGGGCTGTAAGGAGCTAGCAGAAAGGCGTTGGGTTCGTGTTTACCAAATGAATAGAGTGACTTAAGCGTGGGCGATTATTACTTTCATCCACTTATATCACTTAAATTATGTCTTGCCGCCCCCTTAAAATAAGGTTTTAACACGATAAAAATAAAATAACAGTTGTATAAGCTGGGGGATTACACTCCAGCATAAGGCTGATAATCATGACAAATAATGTTTCAAGTAGCAGTACTTTAAATATAGGTTACGCAGCAGGCATAGGTTCATTTGATGCCATAAAAGAAGCAGCCTCACCAAAAGGTATCCTAGAACACATCATTAATATTCTCACTTTCGGCGGTGTACGGCGGGGTAATGAAAGTCTTTATAAGGAAGTGATGGAAAAGATGGTTGAGGCTTTAAAAATTACAGATATAGAAAAGCTAGCAAACATCACAATTAACGATATTAATGGATGCGAAGTATCATTCATCATGTCAGAAAGAGA
The window above is part of the Yersinia massiliensis genome. Proteins encoded here:
- a CDS encoding KTSC domain-containing protein, whose product is MQRQPVTSSRILSIGYDPENRMLEIQFREQGTYQYLGVPERVYQNFISVVSKGRFFDGVIKGKFLCRKIG